The following proteins come from a genomic window of Diorhabda carinulata isolate Delta chromosome X, icDioCari1.1, whole genome shotgun sequence:
- the LOC130901378 gene encoding KAT8 regulatory NSL complex subunit 2 isoform X2, translated as MLKRKVMHQNEYDSSVQSEMEETALRVELENEFKNKKQCTYQPYECTQLCIDGYKYCSKHILQDKNAPFKQCSFIYSSNGKRCNLPAPRSDKKDYGYCNEHALKATLARNRQNAKHPLPRTAEVLLHSLSHYVKKPRNRSNSSSTQHSDDGDRLTPDSELKSAKFLDPFVDFDANAVYNDKCNQVLDVCSESESDIEASTFSSVWQDAQADSSDDESIDSDNDDVLKHANVYTAEEVTLMTRDKLIRLQSLYIEQYRHLQYLLTKKRRKYLHALKREKETCCNIYNQIRDNPKEQRLYRKLKALNNYQKCHGTDAILSKRLRDLRMKSSEGNSKTQVHSKCIFTEGGVKCGERSLPLTKHCQKHILEDPHQVLFRACGKVTADVECPTSIAAIFEDATCPLHLEMPPLRSYCHVRKDSESDADETVDNHMNFQPPTHLTDNIKTEFIDYSIPPDIPKMESLPTMLFEESVQDVSEDVSNNSSTINLNFSKTLEVDKSLESDRNNKMELSTEIIDDKVDTKEDDLGINDGVDTKEDGLVVNEEDVSKNVVKENTVNKGINSVDEKSNFTEQIMATDHTSSMGDTAVDALLKAAEIINDQDNIKKMNVENPGVNNEESQIEEVKTCDVTDNDKNDEIVQDGTNN; from the exons ATGTTAAAGCGAAAAGTAATGCATCAAAACGAATATGACTCAAGTGTTCAATCAGAAATGGAAGAAACGGCTCTTAGAGTAGAGCTcgaaaatgaattcaaaaataaaaagcagtGTACATATCAGCCATACGAGTGTACACAACTTTGTATTGATGGATATAAATATTGCTCCAAACATATTTTACAAGATAAAAATGCACCATTCAAACAGTGCTCATTTATTTATAGCAGTAATGGAAAAAGATGCAACCTACCTGCTCCTAGAAGTGATAAAAAAGATTATGG GTACTGTAACGAACACGCTTTAAAAGCTACACTAGCGAGAAATAGACAAAATGCAAAACATCCTTTACCACGTACTGCTGAAGTTTTACTACATTCTTTGTCTCATTATGTAAAAAAACCAAGAAATAGGAGTAACTCTTCCAGTACACAACATTCCGACGATGGAGATCGACTAACACCAGATTCTGAATTAAAATCAGCCAAATTCTTAGACCCATTTG ttgatTTCGATGCTAACGCCGTGTACAATGATAAATGTAACCAGGTACTCGATGTATGTAGTGAATCAGAAAGTGACATAGAAGCTTCAACATTTTCCTCTGTTTGGCAAGATGCCCAAGCTGATAGCTCTGATGATGAAAGTATAGATTCTGATAATGATGATGTTTTAAA ACACGCAAATGTTTATACAGCTGAAGAGGTTACCCTTATGACCAGGGATAAATTAATAAGGCTACAATCTTTATATATTGAACAATATCGtcatttacaatatttattgactAAAAAGAGGAGAAAGTATCTTCATGCATTGAAACGTGAGAAGGAGACGTGTT GTAACATTTACAATCAAATTAGAGATAACCCGAAAGAACAGAGGTTGTATAGAAAATTGAAAGCGCtaaacaattatcaaaaatgCCACGGTACGGATGCCATTCTAAGTAAACGATTAAGGGATCTTAGAATGAag tctTCGGAAGGTAATTCAAAAACACAGGTTcattcaaaatgtatatttactGAAGGAGGAGTAAAATGTGGCGAAAGATCTTTACCATTGACTAAACATTGCCAAAAACACATATTAGAg GATCCACATCAGGTTCTATTCCGTGCTTGTGGGAAAGTAACAGCTGATGTTGAATGTCCCACTTCCATTGCTGCTATTTTTGAAGATGCAACTTGCCCTCTCCATCTTGAAATGCCCCCATTAAGATCTTACTGTCATGTTAGG aaagATTCGGAATCGGATGCTGATGAAACTGTTGATAATCATATGAACTTTCAACCACCTACCCATCTAACTGACAACATTAAAACAGAATTTATAGATTATAGTATTCCACCGGACATACCGAAAATGGAATCTCTACCTACTATGTTATTCGAAGAAAGTGTACAGGATGTTTCTGAAGATGTGTCCAATAATAGTTCCACAATTAATTTGAACTTTTCAAAAACTCTAGAAGTTGATAAGTCATTGGAAAGTgatagaaacaataaaatggaattatcaacagaaataattgatgataaaGTCGATACTAAAGAGGATGATTTAGGAATAAATGATGGAGTTGATACTAAAGAGGACGGTTTGGTAGTGAATGAAGAAGATGTCAGTAAGAATGTTGTTAAAG AAAATACTGTCAACAAAGGAATTAATTCAGTAGATGAAAAGTCCAATTTTACTGAACAAATCATGGCTACTG atCACACTTCAAGTATGGGAGATACAGCTGTAGATGCCCTTCTTAAAGCAGCTGAAATAATTAATGATCaggataatataaaaaaaatgaatgttgaAAATCCTGGTGTTAATAATGAAGAATCTCAAATTGAGGAAGTAAAAACTTGTGATGTTACcgataatgataaaaatgatgaaatagtACAAGATGGTACtaataattga
- the LOC130901378 gene encoding KAT8 regulatory NSL complex subunit 2 isoform X1, whose translation MLKRKVMHQNEYDSSVQSEMEETALRVELENEFKNKKQCTYQPYECTQLCIDGYKYCSKHILQDKNAPFKQCSFIYSSNGKRCNLPAPRSDKKDYGYCNEHALKATLARNRQNAKHPLPRTAEVLLHSLSHYVKKPRNRSNSSSTQHSDDGDRLTPDSELKSAKFLDPFVDFDANAVYNDKCNQVLDVCSESESDIEASTFSSVWQDAQADSSDDESIDSDNDDVLKHANVYTAEEVTLMTRDKLIRLQSLYIEQYRHLQYLLTKKRRKYLHALKREKETCCNIYNQIRDNPKEQRLYRKLKALNNYQKCHGTDAILSKRLRDLRMKSSEGNSKTQVHSKCIFTEGGVKCGERSLPLTKHCQKHILEDPHQVLFRACGKVTADVECPTSIAAIFEDATCPLHLEMPPLRSYCHVRKDSESDADETVDNHMNFQPPTHLTDNIKTEFIDYSIPPDIPKMESLPTMLFEESVQDVSEDVSNNSSTINLNFSKTLEVDKSLESDRNNKMELSTEIIDDKVDTKEDDLGINDGVDTKEDGLVVNEEDVSKNVVKGEENNAAVEETNNTIEEPMDITENDIVTENTVNKGINSVDEKSNFTEQIMATDHTSSMGDTAVDALLKAAEIINDQDNIKKMNVENPGVNNEESQIEEVKTCDVTDNDKNDEIVQDGTNN comes from the exons ATGTTAAAGCGAAAAGTAATGCATCAAAACGAATATGACTCAAGTGTTCAATCAGAAATGGAAGAAACGGCTCTTAGAGTAGAGCTcgaaaatgaattcaaaaataaaaagcagtGTACATATCAGCCATACGAGTGTACACAACTTTGTATTGATGGATATAAATATTGCTCCAAACATATTTTACAAGATAAAAATGCACCATTCAAACAGTGCTCATTTATTTATAGCAGTAATGGAAAAAGATGCAACCTACCTGCTCCTAGAAGTGATAAAAAAGATTATGG GTACTGTAACGAACACGCTTTAAAAGCTACACTAGCGAGAAATAGACAAAATGCAAAACATCCTTTACCACGTACTGCTGAAGTTTTACTACATTCTTTGTCTCATTATGTAAAAAAACCAAGAAATAGGAGTAACTCTTCCAGTACACAACATTCCGACGATGGAGATCGACTAACACCAGATTCTGAATTAAAATCAGCCAAATTCTTAGACCCATTTG ttgatTTCGATGCTAACGCCGTGTACAATGATAAATGTAACCAGGTACTCGATGTATGTAGTGAATCAGAAAGTGACATAGAAGCTTCAACATTTTCCTCTGTTTGGCAAGATGCCCAAGCTGATAGCTCTGATGATGAAAGTATAGATTCTGATAATGATGATGTTTTAAA ACACGCAAATGTTTATACAGCTGAAGAGGTTACCCTTATGACCAGGGATAAATTAATAAGGCTACAATCTTTATATATTGAACAATATCGtcatttacaatatttattgactAAAAAGAGGAGAAAGTATCTTCATGCATTGAAACGTGAGAAGGAGACGTGTT GTAACATTTACAATCAAATTAGAGATAACCCGAAAGAACAGAGGTTGTATAGAAAATTGAAAGCGCtaaacaattatcaaaaatgCCACGGTACGGATGCCATTCTAAGTAAACGATTAAGGGATCTTAGAATGAag tctTCGGAAGGTAATTCAAAAACACAGGTTcattcaaaatgtatatttactGAAGGAGGAGTAAAATGTGGCGAAAGATCTTTACCATTGACTAAACATTGCCAAAAACACATATTAGAg GATCCACATCAGGTTCTATTCCGTGCTTGTGGGAAAGTAACAGCTGATGTTGAATGTCCCACTTCCATTGCTGCTATTTTTGAAGATGCAACTTGCCCTCTCCATCTTGAAATGCCCCCATTAAGATCTTACTGTCATGTTAGG aaagATTCGGAATCGGATGCTGATGAAACTGTTGATAATCATATGAACTTTCAACCACCTACCCATCTAACTGACAACATTAAAACAGAATTTATAGATTATAGTATTCCACCGGACATACCGAAAATGGAATCTCTACCTACTATGTTATTCGAAGAAAGTGTACAGGATGTTTCTGAAGATGTGTCCAATAATAGTTCCACAATTAATTTGAACTTTTCAAAAACTCTAGAAGTTGATAAGTCATTGGAAAGTgatagaaacaataaaatggaattatcaacagaaataattgatgataaaGTCGATACTAAAGAGGATGATTTAGGAATAAATGATGGAGTTGATACTAAAGAGGACGGTTTGGTAGTGAATGAAGAAGATGTCAGTAAGAATGTTGTTAAAGGTGAGGAAAATAATGCTGCAGTTGAAGAAACTAATAATACCATAGAAGAACCTATGGATATCACAGAAAATGATATTGTTACAGAAAATACTGTCAACAAAGGAATTAATTCAGTAGATGAAAAGTCCAATTTTACTGAACAAATCATGGCTACTG atCACACTTCAAGTATGGGAGATACAGCTGTAGATGCCCTTCTTAAAGCAGCTGAAATAATTAATGATCaggataatataaaaaaaatgaatgttgaAAATCCTGGTGTTAATAATGAAGAATCTCAAATTGAGGAAGTAAAAACTTGTGATGTTACcgataatgataaaaatgatgaaatagtACAAGATGGTACtaataattga
- the LOC130902382 gene encoding cell division cycle 5-like protein: MPRIMIKGGVWRNTEDEILKAAVMKYGKNQWSRIASLLHRKSAKQCKARWFEWLDPSIKKTEWSREEDEKLLHLAKLMPTQWRTIAPIIGRTAAQCLERYEYLLDQAQKKEEGEDAVDDPRKLKPGEIDPNPETKPARPDPKDMDEDELEMLSEARARLANTQGKKAKRKAREKQLEEARRLAALQKRRELRAAGIEVASRRKKKRGVDYNAEIPFEKRPAIGFYNTADEVLDPMAPDFSKMRQQHLDGELRSEQEERERKKDKQKLKQRKENDIPQAMLQNQEPAKKRSKLVLPEPQISDQEMHQVVKLGKASEAAKEIATDSGVETTDTLLNDYTFTPQGSATPRTPAPQTDRILQEAQNMMALTHVDTPLKGGLNTPLHNSDFSGVMPQVQAISTPNTVLATPFRSTRSDGSVTPGSTVGFMTPRSGAVVPVGKTPGVTTPSVRDKLNINPEEGIDIGSTPAEHRIHQMSIKDQLKISLSSLPQPKNDYEIVVPENEEQEEPEQAQAQIVEDQADIDARKQEELRIKAAKELAMRSQVIQRELPRPQDVNMTVLRPPHESYSLTDLQKAEELIKCEMVTMLQYDNLKNPVPTQSKRSNMSQAQQLAFLEQHPYENYRKEDLEAAKHILKKEMDVVKNGMNHGELSLEVYTQVWEECLSQVLFLPNQTRYTRANLASKKDRLESAEKRLEQNRSHMSKEAKRAAKMEKKLKILTGGYQSRAQALIKQLQDLYENIDTATLELNTFKFLEEQEKSALPRRIQSLTEDVNRQMEREKVLQKKYAELQFEIKQLKDKYQTDQGGASLEISSGNANEVSSTTNGEVAMEVQESNA, encoded by the exons atgccGAGAATAATGATCAAAGGAGGTGTATGGCGGAACACAGAG gatGAAATTCTTAAAGCAGCTGtaatgaaatatggaaaaaaccAGTGGTCCAGAATAGCCTCCTTACTTCATAGAAAATCTGCAAAGCAATGTAAAGCTCGTTGGTTCGAATGGTTAGATCCTAGTATTAAGAAAACTGAATGGTCTAGAGAGGAAGATGAAAAATTGTTACATTTGGCAAAACTTATGCCCACGCAATGGAGGACAATTGCTCCCATTATTGGCAGAACAGCAGCCCAATGTTTGGAAAGATATGAATATTTGCT TGATCaagctcaaaagaaagaagaaggaGAAGATGCCGTGGATGATCCCAGAAAGTTGAAACCGGGTGAAATTGATCCCAATCCAGAAACCAAACCAGCCAGACCTGATCCAAAAGATATGGATGAAGATGAGTTGGAGATGTTGTCAGAAGCAAGAGCCAGGTTAGCCAATACACAAGGCAAAAAAGCTAAGCGTAAG GCTCGTGAGAAGCAATTAGAAGAAGCCCGTCGTTTAGCGGCCTTACAAAAAAGAAGAGAACTAAGAGCTGCTGGTATAGAGGTAGCGTCTCGCAGAAAGAAAAAGCGTGGTGTGGATTACAACGCCGAAATACCGTTCGAAAAGAGACCTGCTATTGGATTTTATAATACAGCTGACGAAGTCTTGGATCCAATGGCtccagatttttcaaaaatgaggCAGCAGCATTTAGATGGTGAATTAAGAAGTGAACAAGAGGAG AGAGAACGTAAAAaagacaaacaaaaactaaaacaacGTAAAGAAAATGACATTCCTCAAGCAATGTTACAAAATCAAGAACCGGCTAAAAAGAGATCAAAACTAGTGTTGCCGGAACCACAAATTTCAGATCAAGAAATGCACCAGGTAGTGAAATTAGGGAAAGCTAGTGAAGCTGCTAAAGAAATAGCCACTGATAGTGGTGTAGAAACTACTGATACCCTTTTGAATGATTATACATTTACACCGCAAGGGTCTGCTACACCTAGAACACCGGCACCTCAAACTGATAG aattctacAAGAGGCCCAAAATATGATGGCACTTACTCACGTAGATACACCTCTTAAAGGTGGTCTGAATACTCCCCTACACAATTCTGACTTTAGTGGAGTTATGCCTCAAGTACAAGCTATAAGTACCCCGAATACAGTACTTGCCACACCGTTTAGGTCTACTAGAAGCGATGGAAGTGTTACACCAGGTAGTACAGTAGGTTTTATGACCCCAAGAAGTGGTGCTGTGGTACCCGTTGGAAAAACTCCAGGGGTAACGACTCCATCTGTTAGAGATAAACTAAATATTAATCCGGAAGAAG gTATTGATATAGGAAGTACACCAGCTGAACATAGAATACATCAAATGTCGATAAAAGATCAGTTGAAGATAAGTTTGAGTAGTTTACCACAACCTAAAAACGATTACGAAATAGTAGTACCAGAAAATGAAGAACAAGAGGAACCAGAACAAGCACAAGCACAAata GTTGAAGATCAAGCGGATATAGATGCCAGAAAACAAGAAGAACTCAGAATTAAAGCGGCTAAAGAATTAGCGATGCGTTCGCAAGTAATTCAACGAGAATTGCCCAGACCTCAGGATGTAAACATGACAGTTCTACGTCCACCACACGAAAGTTATTCATTAACCGATCTGCAAAAAGCAGAAGAACTGATAAAATGTGAAATGGTGACAATGTTACAATACGACAATTTGAAAAACCCAGTTCCTACACAAAGTAAAAGATCTAACATGTCACAAGCTCAACAATTGGCATTTTTGGAACAACATCCATATGAAAATTATAGGAAAGAAGATCTAGAAGCTgctaaacatattttaaaaaaggaaatggaCGTTGTCAAAAATGGTATGAATCACGGAGAGTTGTCTCTCGAAGTGTACACTCAG GTTTGGGAGGAATGTTTGAGCCAAGTACTATTCCTTCCCAATCAGACAAGGTACACACGTGCTAATTTGGCCAGCAAAAAAGATAGATTAGAATCTGCCGAAAAAAGGTTAGAACAAAATAGATCCCATATGTCTAAAGAAGCTAAAAGGGCCGCCAAAATGGAGAAAAAACTCAAGATATTGACGGGGGGGTATCAATCCAGGGCTCAAGCACTTATCAAACAATTACAAGATTTGTACGAGAACATTGATACAGCAACATTGGAATTGAATACTTTCAAATTCTTAGAGGAACAAGAAAAGAGTGCTCTACCGAGAAGAATACAG TCCCTCACCGAAGACGTAAATAGGCAGATGGAACGAGAGAAAGTACTCCAGAAAAAATACGCTGAATTACAATTTGAAATCAAACAATTGAAAGATAAATATCAAACAGACCAAGGAGGTGCATCCTTGGAAATTTCTAGTGGTAATGCAAACGAAGTTTCATCCACGACTAATGGAGAAGTTGCCATGGAAGTTCAAGAAAGTAACGCATga